The following coding sequences lie in one Hoplias malabaricus isolate fHopMal1 chromosome 14, fHopMal1.hap1, whole genome shotgun sequence genomic window:
- the LOC136665518 gene encoding probable G-protein coupled receptor 139, translating into MVDSYQNKQMDAQEHWMIHLQRVYYPVLATIGIPSNIACFLIFWRRKCMLSKSSTLYLMAIAVADTAVLLYIVVLEFCVKLYTVEPFWSREPWCSMRDVFNYGVYNVATWLVVTFTAERFLAITTWNLKNRICNSRSAFRVIGVVFVVSHLLAVPYYWAYVSVYNKNKQKWVCIYRQDSPIEYGLAMVTIQTTMSHVLPYIFIGVLNGLTLRQISLSNRVQVAETCRSTSIQKVTPLLRSRMRKSVMLLVTVSMTFVLLSITRSITQFILRTTDMYVDREDYRLVINVVADIGTMLSLTNAAVNMYLYACTQAKFRQEVIACVKHCLWTGCLVRNGPSSCPAGHP; encoded by the exons ATGGTGGACAGTTACCAGAATAAACAAATGGATGCTCAGGAGCACTGGATGATACATTTACAGAGGGTCTACTACCCTGTACTCGCAACTATTGGAATCCCCT CTAACATTGCATGTTTTCTGATCTTCTGGAGACGCAAATGCATGCTCTCCAAGTCCAGCACCCTCTACCTGATGGCTATAGCTGTCGCGGACACAGCTGTTCTACTGTACATCGTGGTTTTGGAGTTTTGTGTCAAGTTATACACGGTGGAACCTTTCTGGTCTCGGGAACCGTGGTGCAGCATGAGAGATGTCTTCAACTATGGAGTTTATAACGTCGCCACCTGGCTGGTGGTGACCTTCACTGCTGAGCGCTTCCTGGCCATTACAACATGGAATCTCAAGAACCGGATTTGTAACTCTCGCAGTGCATTTCGGGTCATTGGGGTGGTGTTTGTTGTCAGTCATTTGCTGGCTGTCCCCTACTACTGGGCCTATGTATCAGTCTACAATAAGAATAAGCAAAAATGGGTCTGTATTTACCGGCAGGACTCCCCCATTGAGTACGGCCTGGCCATGGTGACCATCCAGACAACTATGTCCCATGTCTTGCCTTACATCTTCATTGGTGTACTCAATGGACTCACCCTACGGCAGATATCTCTCAGCAACCGGGTACAAGTTGCAGAGACTTGCAGATCCACCTCCATCCAGAAGGTGACACCACTGCTGCGCTCAAGAATGAGGAAATCAGTCATGCTTCTTGTGACAGTCTCTATGACTTTCGTGTTGTTATCCATTACGCGGTCCATCACACAGTTCATCCTCCGCACCACAGACATGTATGTGGACCGTGAAGATTACAGACTGGTCATTAACGTGGTGGCGGATATAGGCACCATGCTTAGTCTGACCAATGCAGCTGTGAACATGTATCTTTACGCTTGCACTCAGGCCAAGTTCAGACAGGAGGTCATAGCTTGTGTCAAGCATTGTCTGTGGACAGGCTGCCTGGTCAGAAATGGTCCATCGTCGTGTCCTGCTGGACACCCATGA